The Acidobacteriota bacterium genome has a window encoding:
- a CDS encoding response regulator, with product MTTKLLVVEDSHSMRAYLTTLLQSYDIGDFEIVEASSGFEALKVLPHHDFSAILTDINMPDINGLELVSFLKSHPQYQRIPILVISTEATEEDRKRAESLGAEAYLIKPFEPQTLADKLSKLLGI from the coding sequence ATGACTACGAAACTCCTGGTCGTCGAAGACTCCCACTCGATGCGCGCCTATCTGACGACTCTGCTCCAGTCGTACGACATCGGGGACTTCGAGATCGTGGAGGCCTCGAGCGGATTCGAAGCGCTCAAGGTGCTCCCGCATCACGATTTCAGCGCGATCCTGACCGACATCAACATGCCGGACATCAATGGACTGGAGCTCGTCAGCTTTCTGAAGAGTCACCCTCAATACCAGCGGATCCCGATTCTCGTGATCTCGACCGAGGCGACCGAAGAGGATCGAAAGCGCGCCGAATCTCTCGGCGCCGAGGCGTATCTGATCAAGCCGTTCGAGCCGCAAACCCTGGCCGACAAGCTCTCCAAATTGCTCGGGATCTGA